CGCTTCGAGTGGGGGTTCCCGATCGACCGCAGGGCTGGGGAGGAACCGGTGGTATTCAACTTCACGATCGGCAACTTCTTCTAGGAGGGAGATTCCTCTTGCAATCAGAGGGTTTTTCGTATTATAAGCGCTCAATTTCAATAGTTTAACCGAACATAGAGGAGGTATGACATGAAGAAAGTTGCAGCATTGCTCGTGGCCACTATGATCCTGGGCTTCTCTTTTGTCGCCATGGCCGAGAAGAGCTCGGAAGGCGTCTCGACCGGCGGCACGGTGAAGATCGGCTACGTGGACATGAACAGGGCCCTCAACGAAGTGCGCGAGGGCAAGTCGGCCAAGGCTCAGCTCGAGGCGGACGGCAGGGCGAAGAAACAGAAGCTCGAAATCATGCAGAATGAGATCAAGGCGATGAAAGAGGACCTGGACAAGCAGAAGCTGATCCTCTCCAAGGATGCGCTGCAGCAGAAGGAGGCCCAGTTCCAGCAGAAGTTCTACGAGATGCAGAAGATGACTGTGGATTTCGAGCGCGAGTTTGCCGAGAAGGAAGCCAATCTCATCAAGCCGATCGGCATGAGGTTGCAGACGGTCATCCAGAAGATCGGCACGGATGAGGGTTACACCATAATAGTACCGAGGGAGATGGCGCTCTATTCCCTCCCCGGCGCTGACCTGACGGACAAGGTCATCAAATCGTTCGACGGGGGCAAGTGAAGGGCGGCGTGAAGAGGAAGAGCGTTAGTCTGTCGATAATGGCCGTGCTGGCCCTCGTGGCCGGTACGGCCATTTGTGTTCCCGCGCGCGCGGCCGATGAGGTCGGTGCGGCCAGGATAGGTTATGTGGACATAGGTTCCGCCCTCAACAAGGTCTCGGACGGCCAGGCCGCAAAACGGCAGCTCAAACTCGAGTTCAAGGAGAAGCAGCAGAGGCTCAATCTGATGCAGAAGGAGCTCGAGGCCTTGCGCGATGAGCTCGACCGCGAAAGGATCGCGCTCTCCTCCGAGGAGCTCGAGTCTAAGGAGCGCGCCTATCGGGAGAAACTCACCGACGTGCAACGACGCTTCGCAGACTTCCAGAGGGATATGGGGGAGCGCGAGGCAAGGCTCACCGACGAGATACTCAAGAAGATAAGGCAGATAGTGTCGAACATCGGAGAGGAGGAGGGCTACGCGCTCATCCTGGAGCGATCCCAGGACGTCGTCCTATATTCGCCCAACGCCGGCGATCTCACGGAGCGAGTCATCAAGGAGTACAACAGCGGTTCGGGGAGCAAAAGGGGGAGGTAGGCATGTCGCTCGACGGGCGTCTGCTCGAGATGCTGGTATGCCCGCAATGCAAGGGTTCTCTTCTGGAGGTCGAAGGGGGACAGGGTCTTTCCTGCAATCGCTGCAAACTCAGATATCCGATCCGCAATGGAGTTCCGATAATGATATCGCAGGAGGCGGGTGATCTCAGGACCGATTCGGCGGGAGGCTCTGCGGTAAAAATCGCGCGCGCGGGCTTCAGGGTCACCGAGGGCAGGGATGCGGGACTCACCTTCCAACTGGAGCCTGGGACCTGCAGGGCCATGGGCAGGGCCACAGTGGATCCCAACCGCACTGCGGTCTTTAACGTCGACATAGCCTTTGCCCTGGACGAGAGCACCAAGGGGTTGATACTCAAGTATATCGCCGGACAGTTCCAGCAGATAAAGGCGCAGCAGGAGGGGGGCGCGGGCGAAAGGCTCGGCCTGTTCAGACGAGCGCCCGACATCGTCTTGAGCGACGCCAGTCTCTCCAGGCTTCACGCGATGCTCTTTTCCGACGGGGACAACGTGGCGATACTCGACCTCGTGAGCAAGAACGGCACCTACGTCAACGGCCAGGAGGTGGAGTCGAGGATGCTCAAACCGGGGGACGTGATAGAACTGGGTGACACCACCATGATTTTTGAGAAATGAGGCGTATATGGAGTCGATGACAGGATACGGGACCGCTGAGGGGAGGGTCGGCAAGGGCCGCCTCTTCGTGGAGATCAAGAGCATCAACCACCGCTTCAACGAAATCAACGTCAAGATACCCGCGCGCATGGGGGCGCTCGAAGCGCACATCCGCAGCAGGCTGAGCGCGATCTTTCCGCGTGGCAAGGTGGACGTCTTCTTCAAGGAGAAGGAGCCCCTCTTCGGAGGGGTGGCGATCTCCATAGACGTCGAACTGGCGCGGCAGTACCAGAGGTTGCTCAAGAAGATCCGGCATGATCTGCACATCGAGACCGGAGGCAAGTTCCTTGAGATCGTGGGACTGGATAGGATACTGCGCGTTGAGGAGGCGGAGGGCTCATACGAAAAACTCTGGTCCCAGATCAGAAACCTTATTGAAAAGGCGATCTCCGGGGTCCGGAAGATGCGCGCGAGCGAGGGGGCGCATATAGCGAAGGATCAGCGCATGAGGCTCGCCAGCCTCCGCGCGCTCATAGCCGAGATCAAGAAACAATCGGACAGCTCCCTGGATCACCACCTCCACAGGCTGCGCAAGAAGGTCGCCACCGCTACCGGGGCTCAGGTGGATGAGCAGAGGCTCGCCGCCGAGGTGGCCTATCTAGGCGGCAGGCAGGACATCGCCGAGGAGCTCTTGAGGCTCGAGAGCCACATAAAGCAGTACGGCGAGATAATCCGCATGAGGGAGCCGGTGGGGCGCAAGCTCGATTTTCTCCTTCAGGAGATGCACCGGGAGATCAACACGATCGGGTCGAAGGCTTCTGACGCGAAGATCTCTCAGAAGGTCGTTGACTGCAAATCGGAGCTGGAGCGTCTGAGGGAGCAGATTCAGAACATCCAGTAAACGCGATGCGAAAGGGCAAGCTCTTCGTTATATCCGCGCCGTCGGGCGCGGGCAAATCGACGGTCCTCTCCTGCGTCCGCAAGCGCATCAGAAACCTCGACTTCTCGATCTCCTGCACCACGCGCAATCCGAGGGCGGGCGAGGCGCACGGCTCCCACTATCACTTCGTCGAACGGTCTCTCTTCAGAAAGATGATCGAAGAGGGCGCGTTCATGGAATGGGCCGAGGTGCACGGAGAACTTTACGGTACGCCGAGGGCACCGATCGAGAAGGCGATCGCGAAGGGCACCGACGTGATCCTCGACATCGACGTGCAGGGCGGCATGGCTATCAAGAAGATCCGACCGGAGGCGATAACTATCTTTCTGCTTCCGCCCAGCCTGAATGAGCTGAAGAACAGGCTCGGCGGCAGGGCGACGGAGAGCCCCGAGCAGATAAAGTTGAGGCTCGCCAACGCCGAAAAAGAAATGGGATTTGCCTCCAGTTACGATCACAAGGTAGTCAATGACAAG
This sequence is a window from bacterium. Protein-coding genes within it:
- a CDS encoding OmpH family outer membrane protein — its product is MKKVAALLVATMILGFSFVAMAEKSSEGVSTGGTVKIGYVDMNRALNEVREGKSAKAQLEADGRAKKQKLEIMQNEIKAMKEDLDKQKLILSKDALQQKEAQFQQKFYEMQKMTVDFEREFAEKEANLIKPIGMRLQTVIQKIGTDEGYTIIVPREMALYSLPGADLTDKVIKSFDGGK
- a CDS encoding OmpH family outer membrane protein, which encodes MKRKSVSLSIMAVLALVAGTAICVPARAADEVGAARIGYVDIGSALNKVSDGQAAKRQLKLEFKEKQQRLNLMQKELEALRDELDRERIALSSEELESKERAYREKLTDVQRRFADFQRDMGEREARLTDEILKKIRQIVSNIGEEEGYALILERSQDVVLYSPNAGDLTERVIKEYNSGSGSKRGR
- a CDS encoding FHA domain-containing protein, with amino-acid sequence MSLDGRLLEMLVCPQCKGSLLEVEGGQGLSCNRCKLRYPIRNGVPIMISQEAGDLRTDSAGGSAVKIARAGFRVTEGRDAGLTFQLEPGTCRAMGRATVDPNRTAVFNVDIAFALDESTKGLILKYIAGQFQQIKAQQEGGAGERLGLFRRAPDIVLSDASLSRLHAMLFSDGDNVAILDLVSKNGTYVNGQEVESRMLKPGDVIELGDTTMIFEK
- a CDS encoding YicC/YloC family endoribonuclease; amino-acid sequence: MESMTGYGTAEGRVGKGRLFVEIKSINHRFNEINVKIPARMGALEAHIRSRLSAIFPRGKVDVFFKEKEPLFGGVAISIDVELARQYQRLLKKIRHDLHIETGGKFLEIVGLDRILRVEEAEGSYEKLWSQIRNLIEKAISGVRKMRASEGAHIAKDQRMRLASLRALIAEIKKQSDSSLDHHLHRLRKKVATATGAQVDEQRLAAEVAYLGGRQDIAEELLRLESHIKQYGEIIRMREPVGRKLDFLLQEMHREINTIGSKASDAKISQKVVDCKSELERLREQIQNIQ
- the gmk gene encoding guanylate kinase, translating into MRKGKLFVISAPSGAGKSTVLSCVRKRIRNLDFSISCTTRNPRAGEAHGSHYHFVERSLFRKMIEEGAFMEWAEVHGELYGTPRAPIEKAIAKGTDVILDIDVQGGMAIKKIRPEAITIFLLPPSLNELKNRLGGRATESPEQIKLRLANAEKEMGFASSYDHKVVNDKVDQACVEICSLIEDARKG